A single genomic interval of Candidatus Krumholzibacteriia bacterium harbors:
- a CDS encoding fructose bisphosphate aldolase, translated as MSNFDQQLEKFRTQDGFIAALDQSGGSTPKALRAYGVPDDAWSTEDEMFDLVHQMRTRIITDEAFGGDRILAAILFENTMDREIEGRPTADYLWDVKKVVPILKIDKGLAEEQQGVQLMKPIPGVDALLKKAKSKGIFGTKERSVIKQADADGIAAIVKQQFELGHQVIEAGLVPIIEPEVDIHCPDKAKAEDMLKAGIMEHLDQLGDDQLVMLKLTLPEKDNLYRDCIEHPKVVKVVALSGGYPREEANARLARQNDMVASFSRALIDGLSASQSDEAFHQMLDEAIQSIFDASKT; from the coding sequence GTGAGCAATTTCGACCAGCAGTTGGAGAAGTTCCGCACGCAGGACGGCTTCATCGCCGCGCTCGACCAGAGCGGCGGCAGCACGCCCAAGGCTCTGCGGGCCTACGGAGTGCCGGACGACGCCTGGTCCACCGAGGACGAGATGTTCGACCTGGTGCACCAGATGCGCACCCGGATCATCACGGACGAGGCCTTCGGCGGCGACCGGATCCTGGCCGCGATCCTGTTCGAGAACACCATGGATCGCGAGATCGAAGGGCGCCCGACGGCGGACTACCTGTGGGACGTGAAGAAGGTCGTTCCCATCCTGAAGATCGACAAGGGTCTGGCCGAGGAGCAGCAGGGCGTTCAGCTCATGAAGCCGATCCCCGGTGTCGATGCCCTGCTGAAGAAGGCCAAGTCGAAGGGCATCTTCGGCACGAAGGAGCGCTCGGTGATCAAGCAGGCCGACGCCGACGGGATCGCCGCGATCGTGAAGCAGCAGTTCGAGCTGGGTCACCAGGTCATCGAAGCGGGCCTGGTGCCGATCATCGAGCCCGAGGTCGACATCCACTGCCCGGACAAGGCCAAGGCCGAGGACATGCTGAAGGCCGGGATCATGGAGCATCTCGACCAGCTCGGCGACGACCAGCTGGTCATGCTCAAGCTCACGCTGCCGGAGAAGGACAACCTCTACCGCGACTGCATCGAGCACCCGAAGGTGGTCAAGGTCGTGGCGCTGTCGGGGGGCTACCCGCGCGAGGAAGCCAACGCGCGGCTGGCGCGACAGAACGACATGGTGGCGAGCTTCTCGCGGGCTCTGATCGACGGGCTGAGTGCCAGCCAGTCGGACGAGGCCTTCCACCAGATGCTCGACGAAGCCATCCAGTCGATCTTCGACGCCTCGAAGACCTGA